Genomic window (Croceicoccus sp. Ery15):
AGATACTGGGCAATCTGATCGAGAATGCCGCGAAATATGGCGGGGGCAGCGTGTTCGTGACGCTGGATGCCGTGCCAGATGCGCCTTTATGCGAAATCTGGATCGAGGATGACGGCGCGGGCATCGATGCTGCCGACCGCGACAAGCTGTTTGCCCGCGGCGCGCGGCTGGACACCAATAAGCCCGGCACCGGCCTTGGCCTTGCCATCGTGCGCGACGTGGTCGAAATCTATGGCGGATCGGTCGCGCTGGACGAAAGCGAGGATCTGGGCGGATTGCTGGTGAAACTCAGCCTCCCCCGCGCGGCCGCGCCGCAATAGCCGCTCGGGCTGCGCCGCAGGCATAGTCGCAGCGAGCACAGGCGCCGCGTCCACTCAGTCGTATGCCACGCCAGCCAGACCCTGCCCGCCATCGGCGATGAAAGCGTCGATCCGCGCTTCCAGCACGGGCAGCGGCACCGAACCCAGCGACAGCACCACATCGTGGAACTTGCGAATGTCGAAACGCGGGCCCAGCGCGTCCTCTGCCCTGGCCCGGACGCGGCGCAGGGTCAGCTCGCCCAGCTTGTAGGACAGCGCCTGCGCGGGCCAGCTGATATAGCGGTCGACTTCGGTCCCCACCTCGTGCCGCGACAGCGCAGTGCGCGCGGCAAGGTAGTCGATGGCCTTTTCGCGGTCCCAGCCATAGGCATGGATGCCCGTATCGATCACCAGCCGCGCAGCCCGCCACATCTCGTAACTCAGCCGCCCGAACCGTTCGTATGGCGTGCGATAGATGCCCATCTCCTCGCCCAGATATTCGGTATAAAGACCCCAGCCTTCGCCGAACCCGCTGAAATACACATCGCGGCGGAACGCGGGCATGGCGGGCTGTTCCAGCGCCACGCCTGCCTGAAAACTGTGGCCGGGACTGCATTCGTGCAGCGTAAGCGCGGGAATATTATACAGCGGGCGCGATGGCAGGTCGTGCGTGTTCATCTGGCACGCATCCAGCCCGCCGCGCCCCGCAGTATAGAACGGCGCGATGGCAGGGGCGACCGGCCGGATCGCGAAGCGGTGGCGCGGCAGGAAGCCGAAATAATCGCCGATCCGCCCGTCCACCCGCTTTGCCACATAGGCAGAGACGCCCATCAGCTCGTCGCCCGTGCGCGCGATAAATCGCGGATCGCTGCGCAGCGCTTCGTTGAATTCGCCGATGCTGCCCGAAAAGCCGACTTCTGCCATGATCGCGCGCATCTCGCCCTCGATCCGCGCCACTTCGGACAGGCCGGTCCGGTGGATCTGCTCCGCCGTCAGGTCGAGCGTGGTATAGGCCCTGATCTGCTGCGCATAATATGCCTTGCCATCGGGCAGGTCATAGGCGGCAAGGCCGGTGCGCGTATGCGGCAGGTAATCGTCGCGCAGGAACGCGAGCAGGCCGGTATAGGCAGGGACGATGCTGTCCGCGACGGCGGCCTCGGCCTCTGCCCGCAGCCTTGCCTGCTCGGCAGCGGGGATACTGGCGGGCATCGTGTCGAACGCGGTCAAAAACGGATTGCCGCGGAGCTGCGTGTAAGGTTCGATCGAAACGTCGCGACCTTCCAGCGACACGCGCGGCACGCTGAACCCGCGCGCAAGGCCGCGGCGCGCATTGGCGATATGTTCGGCAAAATAACGCGGCACATCGCGCATGCGGGCGATGTAATCGTCATATTCCCTGACACTGGCAAAGGGCGCGCCGGCGTTCAGATAGCTCCAGAAATTGCTGTCCGAATTGAACGGCATCTCATGGCTGCGGAATTTTGCATCGCCGATCCGCTCGTCAAGCAGGGCGCGGAACACGGCGGCATTGATTGTCTCGGCAGGCGACAGGCGCTGTGCATCGATGGCGTCCAGCGCGGTCAGCATCGCCCGTGCATGTTCGGCGCGCCGCGCCTCTGCCTCCGGCGTTACCGAGCGCAGCGCAGGCCCCGCTTCGCTGCGCCCGTCGGGCCGCGCGATCCGCCGGTCATCCTCCAGCCGCCATGCGTAATCGCTTTCGTACAGCGCGCGCAATTGCGCATCGGCACTGGCCTGTGCGGCAGGGGTCTGGGCAAGAACCGGAGACGGCAAGACAACGGCGGGTGCGGCCAGCAAAAGGGCCGTAAAGATGGCAAGGCGGGTCATGACAGATCGAGGCATGGAAGGGGACTTAGACCAAGTCCACCTGCCTGTCCGGTTTAACTGTCCTACATCGATGTCATCGTGCATGGGGAAGGGGCACGCCAAGCGTCGGGCCGCTCTTTCAACCTGTGAATTTTCCGCGCACCGCCAAATGTCGTCCGGACGGCGAAAAGCGGTGAAAACCCGCGCAATCCTGCGGCTTTGCGCAGGGTGACAGTGTTTGTACGAAGTGTCACCTTTGTCACCCTGAACAGCCGCAAGCGCGCCCGTTTCGGGGCAGCGGGGAGCCGGGGTAAGGGTCAGCCTTCGGCCGCGATCCTTGCGGCGGTTTCGCGGATCAGCGCGATCATGTTCGGCACGCCTTGCGTCCGGTTCGAAGACAGCTGGTTTTTGAGGTCGAAGGGGGCCAGCACGGCGGCGATATCGGTATCGGCGACTTCGGCGGCGGGCCGGTCCTGCACCGCCGCGATCACCAGCGCGACAATGCCCTTGGTGATGGCGGCATTGCTGTCGGCCAGAAAATGCAGCCTGTCACCGTCCCTTGTGGGATAGACCCAGACAGCGGCGGAGCATCCTTTTACCTGCGTCGCTTCGGTCTTCAGCGCGGCGGGCATCGGTTCCAGCTCGCGCCCCAGCTCGATCAGCAGGCGGTAACGCTCGTCGCCTTCGAGGAATTCATATTCTTCGGCAATATCGTCGATGGATCGCATATGCGGCGGGCTAGCCTTGACCGGCCGTCGCCGCAAGGGGGGCTACAGGTCAACCCCGTTGGCAATCGCCTCCAGCCTGCGGACGCGTTCGCGCAAATCGGCCAGTTCGATCCGCGCGGCGGCAGGTGCATCGCCCTCGTCCGCGACGGGCAGGGCGGCAAAACCCCCCTGCGCCGCGTCCAGCTGCCGCATTTTCAGCGTCAGCCAGCCCTGCCAGCCATAAAGCAGCGCTGCCGTCACGATGGACAGGCCGATCAGCGCGAACAATGTGGTCGATGTGATCTCGATGCTCATGGGTCAGCT
Coding sequences:
- a CDS encoding DUF885 family protein, which gives rise to MTRLAIFTALLLAAPAVVLPSPVLAQTPAAQASADAQLRALYESDYAWRLEDDRRIARPDGRSEAGPALRSVTPEAEARRAEHARAMLTALDAIDAQRLSPAETINAAVFRALLDERIGDAKFRSHEMPFNSDSNFWSYLNAGAPFASVREYDDYIARMRDVPRYFAEHIANARRGLARGFSVPRVSLEGRDVSIEPYTQLRGNPFLTAFDTMPASIPAAEQARLRAEAEAAVADSIVPAYTGLLAFLRDDYLPHTRTGLAAYDLPDGKAYYAQQIRAYTTLDLTAEQIHRTGLSEVARIEGEMRAIMAEVGFSGSIGEFNEALRSDPRFIARTGDELMGVSAYVAKRVDGRIGDYFGFLPRHRFAIRPVAPAIAPFYTAGRGGLDACQMNTHDLPSRPLYNIPALTLHECSPGHSFQAGVALEQPAMPAFRRDVYFSGFGEGWGLYTEYLGEEMGIYRTPYERFGRLSYEMWRAARLVIDTGIHAYGWDREKAIDYLAARTALSRHEVGTEVDRYISWPAQALSYKLGELTLRRVRARAEDALGPRFDIRKFHDVVLSLGSVPLPVLEARIDAFIADGGQGLAGVAYD
- a CDS encoding SufE family protein, which gives rise to MRSIDDIAEEYEFLEGDERYRLLIELGRELEPMPAALKTEATQVKGCSAAVWVYPTRDGDRLHFLADSNAAITKGIVALVIAAVQDRPAAEVADTDIAAVLAPFDLKNQLSSNRTQGVPNMIALIRETAARIAAEG